Proteins encoded by one window of Gordonia jinghuaiqii:
- a CDS encoding NAD(P)/FAD-dependent oxidoreductase produces MSDTTASVVIVGGGLEGAAAAWALGQRGVTDVVVCERDTVGGGMTGKSSGIVRCHYGVSSLAAMAAVGLEVFEKAAEIFGTDIGFRQTGYVVGVGEANVENMRKSLAAQREVGVQNEEIDAAEVAKMWPTADLEPFAAFGWEERGGYGDAYQTAQAFAASARATGIRIRQGTNVIGLIVDADRVTGVHLADGSTISADTVVVATGVWSKPFLAPYGIDVPIEVHREQIVMINPGDDLGEVPVFSDLVSLQYVRPDVRGEILFGNSDLAALDIADPDDYSNRADSAFIDLTVDKVGTRFPGFTAPAITTSYAGCYDVTPDWNPIISRGPLDGLVLAAGFSGHGFKISPAVGRLIADLVVDGRSADPRIPESDFRFARFADGDLLKTRFPYVGAGEMR; encoded by the coding sequence GTGAGCGACACCACAGCGTCGGTCGTCATCGTCGGCGGCGGCCTCGAAGGTGCGGCCGCGGCGTGGGCGCTCGGGCAGCGCGGCGTCACCGATGTGGTCGTCTGCGAACGGGACACCGTCGGCGGCGGTATGACCGGCAAGTCCTCAGGCATCGTCCGTTGCCATTACGGGGTCAGTTCTCTGGCCGCGATGGCCGCAGTCGGACTCGAGGTGTTCGAGAAGGCCGCGGAGATCTTCGGCACCGACATCGGTTTCCGGCAGACGGGATACGTCGTCGGGGTGGGGGAGGCGAATGTCGAGAACATGCGCAAGAGCCTCGCCGCCCAGCGTGAGGTCGGGGTGCAGAACGAGGAGATCGACGCCGCCGAGGTGGCCAAGATGTGGCCGACCGCCGACCTCGAGCCCTTCGCCGCCTTCGGCTGGGAAGAGCGCGGCGGGTACGGCGACGCCTACCAGACCGCACAGGCCTTCGCGGCATCGGCACGGGCAACCGGCATCCGAATCCGACAGGGTACCAACGTCATCGGACTCATCGTCGACGCCGACCGCGTCACCGGTGTCCACCTCGCCGACGGATCGACGATCTCCGCGGACACCGTCGTCGTCGCGACCGGTGTGTGGTCCAAGCCGTTCCTCGCGCCCTACGGCATCGACGTCCCGATCGAGGTGCATCGCGAACAGATCGTGATGATCAACCCCGGTGACGATCTCGGTGAGGTGCCGGTCTTCTCCGACCTGGTGTCGCTGCAGTATGTCCGCCCAGATGTCCGTGGCGAAATCCTGTTCGGCAACAGCGACCTCGCGGCCCTCGACATCGCCGACCCCGACGACTACAGCAACCGCGCCGATTCCGCCTTCATCGATCTCACCGTCGACAAGGTCGGTACCCGATTCCCCGGGTTCACCGCTCCGGCGATCACCACCAGCTACGCCGGCTGCTACGACGTGACCCCGGACTGGAATCCCATCATCTCGCGCGGGCCGTTGGACGGTCTCGTCCTGGCAGCCGGGTTCAGCGGCCACGGGTTCAAGATCTCACCGGCCGTCGGCCGGTTGATCGCCGACCTGGTCGTCGACGGCCGCAGTGCCGATCCGCGCATCCCCGAGTCGGACTTTCGCTTCGCACGGTTCGCCGACGGTGACCTGCTGAAGACCCGGTTCCCGTACGTGGGCGCGGGCGAGATGCGCTGA